From a single Brassica rapa cultivar Chiifu-401-42 chromosome A01, CAAS_Brap_v3.01, whole genome shotgun sequence genomic region:
- the LOC103849913 gene encoding serine/threonine-protein phosphatase PP1 isozyme 9 isoform X3 — MTTTMEAVMEISMVDDIIRRLLEGKGGKQVQLSEIEIRQLCVNARQIFLNQPNLLDLHAPIRICGDIHGQYQDLLRLFEYGGYPPSAHYLFLGDYVDRGKQSLETICLLLAYKIRYPSKIFLLRGNHEDAKINRIYGFYDECKRRFNVRLWKIFTDCFNCLPVSALIDDKILCMHGGLSPDLENLEQIREIQRPTEIPDSGLLCDLLWSDPDQKSEGWSDSDRGISCTFGADVVAEFLDKNDLDLICRGHQVVEDGYEFFAKRRLVTIFSAPNYGGEFDNAGALLSVDQSLVCSFEILKPAPSSSGIPLKKVPKMGKS, encoded by the exons ATGACGACGACAATGGAAGCGGTGATGGAGATAAGTATGGTGGACGATATCATAAGAAGATTACTAGAAGGCAAAGGAGGCAAACAAGTCCAGCTCTCAGAGATCGAGATCCGTCAACTCTGCGTTAACGCCCGACAAATCTTCCTCAATCAGCCCAATCTCCTTGACCTCCATGCCCCCATTCGCATATGCG GTGATATCCATGGACAATACCAAGACCTCCTACGTCTCTTCGAATACGGAGGCTACCCTCCTTCAGCGCACTACCTCTTCCTAGGAGACTATGTCGACCGAGGCAAGCAAAGCCTCGAAACGATCTGCCTCCTCTTGGCTTACAAGATCCGCTACCCGTCCAAGATCTTTCTCCTGAGAGGCAACCACGAAGACGCCAAGATCAACAGGATCTACGGCTTCTACGACGAATGCAAAAGGAGATTCAACGTCAGGCTATGGAAGATATTCACGGACTGCTTCAACTGTTTGCCTGTATCTGCTCTCATCGACGACAAGATCTTGTGCATGCACGGCGGGCTGTCGCCGGATTTGGAGAATTTGGAGCAGATTAGGGAGATTCAGAGGCCTACTGAGATTCCGGACAGCGGTCTTTTATGTGACTTGCTTTGGTCTGATCCTGATCAGAAGAGTGAAGGTTGGTCTGATAGCGATAGAGGTATTTCATGCACGTTTGGAGCTGATGTTGTTGCTGAGTTCTTGGATAAGAATGATCTTGACCTCATTTGCCGTGGCCATCAA GTAGTGGAAGATGGGTATGAGTTTTTTGCTAAAAGGAGATTAGTGACTATCTTCTCTGCTCCAAACTATGGTGGAGAGTTTGACAATGCAGGTGCATTATTGAGCGTGGACCAATCTCTTGTTTGCTCTTTTGAGATTCTGAAACCTGCCCCATCTTCAAGCGGTATTCCTCTCAAGAAG GTACCTAAAATGGGCAAGTCTTGA
- the LOC103849913 gene encoding serine/threonine-protein phosphatase PP1 isozyme 9 isoform X1: MTTTMEAVMEISMVDDIIRRLLEGKGGKQVQLSEIEIRQLCVNARQIFLNQPNLLDLHAPIRICGDIHGQYQDLLRLFEYGGYPPSAHYLFLGDYVDRGKQSLETICLLLAYKIRYPSKIFLLRGNHEDAKINRIYGFYDECKRRFNVRLWKIFTDCFNCLPVSALIDDKILCMHGGLSPDLENLEQIREIQRPTEIPDSGLLCDLLWSDPDQKSEGWSDSDRGISCTFGADVVAEFLDKNDLDLICRGHQVVEDGYEFFAKRRLVTIFSAPNYGGEFDNAGALLSVDQSLVCSFEILKPAPSSSGIPLKKVCFKTQNTIGLALFFSQHNNT; the protein is encoded by the exons ATGACGACGACAATGGAAGCGGTGATGGAGATAAGTATGGTGGACGATATCATAAGAAGATTACTAGAAGGCAAAGGAGGCAAACAAGTCCAGCTCTCAGAGATCGAGATCCGTCAACTCTGCGTTAACGCCCGACAAATCTTCCTCAATCAGCCCAATCTCCTTGACCTCCATGCCCCCATTCGCATATGCG GTGATATCCATGGACAATACCAAGACCTCCTACGTCTCTTCGAATACGGAGGCTACCCTCCTTCAGCGCACTACCTCTTCCTAGGAGACTATGTCGACCGAGGCAAGCAAAGCCTCGAAACGATCTGCCTCCTCTTGGCTTACAAGATCCGCTACCCGTCCAAGATCTTTCTCCTGAGAGGCAACCACGAAGACGCCAAGATCAACAGGATCTACGGCTTCTACGACGAATGCAAAAGGAGATTCAACGTCAGGCTATGGAAGATATTCACGGACTGCTTCAACTGTTTGCCTGTATCTGCTCTCATCGACGACAAGATCTTGTGCATGCACGGCGGGCTGTCGCCGGATTTGGAGAATTTGGAGCAGATTAGGGAGATTCAGAGGCCTACTGAGATTCCGGACAGCGGTCTTTTATGTGACTTGCTTTGGTCTGATCCTGATCAGAAGAGTGAAGGTTGGTCTGATAGCGATAGAGGTATTTCATGCACGTTTGGAGCTGATGTTGTTGCTGAGTTCTTGGATAAGAATGATCTTGACCTCATTTGCCGTGGCCATCAA GTAGTGGAAGATGGGTATGAGTTTTTTGCTAAAAGGAGATTAGTGACTATCTTCTCTGCTCCAAACTATGGTGGAGAGTTTGACAATGCAGGTGCATTATTGAGCGTGGACCAATCTCTTGTTTGCTCTTTTGAGATTCTGAAACCTGCCCCATCTTCAAGCGGTATTCCTCTCAAGAAGGTTTGTTTTAAAACACAAAACACAATTGGTTTAGCTTTGTTCTTTTCTCAACATAATAACACATGA
- the LOC103849913 gene encoding U3 small nucleolar ribonucleoprotein protein IMP4 isoform X5: MEEMMKTTKAGEELVQAKMRREITKLDDEELWAEFEPLEIDRIESGEIKPKTLITNCGWFHSPQFRERGPLIVKEMLSVFPNSTYIKWKRRWIPNSLKDLIRIAKERECTSLVLVDTNHLGHDEICIVSLLNGAAAYFRIFNLIPREDIPDQATPPTRLDPYVRMARFASQAGLGLSRLNSYPLHALVYTKLCLLPFEIYYLFFIFRLIQSLFPKATHSRTNKPCQKNRAFFQYQDGFVFYRHHWLHSEKAALSEERPKHTRKEVGPRFQLLFKGVKKVSLDTGSLKLICMPPASHYDYPERQLMMPPL; encoded by the exons atggagGAGATGATGAAAACGACCAAGGCAGGGGAGGAGTTGGTGCAGGCGAAGATGCGCCGTGAGATTACGAAGCTCGATGATGAGGAG CTTTGGGCAGAATTTGAACCGTTGGAAATTGATAGGATCGAGAGTGGTGAAATCAAACCCAAGACCTTGATCACTAATTGTGGTTGGTTCCACTCTCCA CAATTTCGTGAGAGGGGACCTTTAATTGTCAAGGAGATGCTCTCAGTGTTCCCTAATTCTACTTACATTAAATGGAAGAGAAGGTGGATCCCCAACTCGCTAAAAGACCTGATAAGAATagcaaaagagagagagtgtaCATCTCTCGTTCTAGTTGATACAAACCATTTGGGACATG ATGAAATATGTATTGTAAGCTTGTTGAATGGTGCTGCCGCTTATTTCAGGATTTTTAATCTCATCCCACGTGAGGATATACCG GATCAAGCAACCCCCCCGACACGCCTCGATCCTTATGTTCGTATGGCACGTTTTGCTTCTCAGGCCGGTCTTGGCCTTAGCAGGTTAAATTCATACCCGCTACATGCCTTAGTTTACACAAAACTTTGTCTCTTACCTTTTGAaatttactatttatttttcattttcagaTTGATACAATCACTCTTCCCCAAGGCCACTCATTCCAGAACCAACAAACCCTGTCAAAAGAACCGTGCATTTTTCCAGTACCAGGATGGTTTTGTTTTTTACCGACATCATTG GCTCCACTCTGAGAAAGCAGCCCTTTCAGAAGAAAGGCCAAAGCACACCAGGAAG gaAGTTGGACCTCGTTTCCAACTGTTGTTTAAAGGTGTGAAGAAGGTATCACTTGACACGGGGAGTTTAAAACTTATCTGCATG CCTCCTGCCTCTCATTATGACTACCCAGAACGTCAGCTTATGATGCCGCCTCTTTAA
- the LOC103849913 gene encoding U3 small nucleolar ribonucleoprotein protein IMP4 isoform X4: MEEMMKTTKAGEELVQAKMRREITKLDDEELWAEFEPLEIDRIESGEIKPKTLITNCGWFHSPQFRERGPLIVKEMLSVFPNSTYIKWKRRWIPNSLKDLIRIAKERECTSLVLVDTNHLGHDEICIVSLLNGAAAYFRIFNLIPREDIPDQATPPTRLDPYVRMARFASQAGLGLSRLNSYPLHALVYTKLCLLPFEIYYLFFIFRLIQSLFPKATHSRTNKPCQKNRAFFQYQDGFVFYRHHWLHSEKAALSEERPKHTRKEVGPRFQLLFKGVKKVSLDTGSLKLICMVIITLQSISASFFLTYINHLTLS; encoded by the exons atggagGAGATGATGAAAACGACCAAGGCAGGGGAGGAGTTGGTGCAGGCGAAGATGCGCCGTGAGATTACGAAGCTCGATGATGAGGAG CTTTGGGCAGAATTTGAACCGTTGGAAATTGATAGGATCGAGAGTGGTGAAATCAAACCCAAGACCTTGATCACTAATTGTGGTTGGTTCCACTCTCCA CAATTTCGTGAGAGGGGACCTTTAATTGTCAAGGAGATGCTCTCAGTGTTCCCTAATTCTACTTACATTAAATGGAAGAGAAGGTGGATCCCCAACTCGCTAAAAGACCTGATAAGAATagcaaaagagagagagtgtaCATCTCTCGTTCTAGTTGATACAAACCATTTGGGACATG ATGAAATATGTATTGTAAGCTTGTTGAATGGTGCTGCCGCTTATTTCAGGATTTTTAATCTCATCCCACGTGAGGATATACCG GATCAAGCAACCCCCCCGACACGCCTCGATCCTTATGTTCGTATGGCACGTTTTGCTTCTCAGGCCGGTCTTGGCCTTAGCAGGTTAAATTCATACCCGCTACATGCCTTAGTTTACACAAAACTTTGTCTCTTACCTTTTGAaatttactatttatttttcattttcagaTTGATACAATCACTCTTCCCCAAGGCCACTCATTCCAGAACCAACAAACCCTGTCAAAAGAACCGTGCATTTTTCCAGTACCAGGATGGTTTTGTTTTTTACCGACATCATTG GCTCCACTCTGAGAAAGCAGCCCTTTCAGAAGAAAGGCCAAAGCACACCAGGAAG gaAGTTGGACCTCGTTTCCAACTGTTGTTTAAAGGTGTGAAGAAGGTATCACTTGACACGGGGAGTTTAAAACTTATCTGCATGGTAATTATCACACTCCAATCAATTTCTGCTTCATTTTTCTTGACTTATATAAACCATTTAACTCTTTCTTGA
- the LOC103849913 gene encoding U3 small nucleolar ribonucleoprotein protein IMP4 isoform X7, producing MEEMMKTTKAGEELVQAKMRREITKLDDEELWAEFEPLEIDRIESGEIKPKTLITNCGWFHSPQFRERGPLIVKEMLSVFPNSTYIKWKRRWIPNSLKDLIRIAKERECTSLVLVDTNHLGHDEICIVSLLNGAAAYFRIFNLIPREDIPDQATPPTRLDPYVRMARFASQAGLGLSRLIQSLFPKATHSRTNKPCQKNRAFFQYQDGFVFYRHHWLHSEKAALSEERPKHTRKEVGPRFQLLFKGVKKVSLDTGSLKLICMVIITLQSISASFFLTYINHLTLS from the exons atggagGAGATGATGAAAACGACCAAGGCAGGGGAGGAGTTGGTGCAGGCGAAGATGCGCCGTGAGATTACGAAGCTCGATGATGAGGAG CTTTGGGCAGAATTTGAACCGTTGGAAATTGATAGGATCGAGAGTGGTGAAATCAAACCCAAGACCTTGATCACTAATTGTGGTTGGTTCCACTCTCCA CAATTTCGTGAGAGGGGACCTTTAATTGTCAAGGAGATGCTCTCAGTGTTCCCTAATTCTACTTACATTAAATGGAAGAGAAGGTGGATCCCCAACTCGCTAAAAGACCTGATAAGAATagcaaaagagagagagtgtaCATCTCTCGTTCTAGTTGATACAAACCATTTGGGACATG ATGAAATATGTATTGTAAGCTTGTTGAATGGTGCTGCCGCTTATTTCAGGATTTTTAATCTCATCCCACGTGAGGATATACCG GATCAAGCAACCCCCCCGACACGCCTCGATCCTTATGTTCGTATGGCACGTTTTGCTTCTCAGGCCGGTCTTGGCCTTAGCAG aTTGATACAATCACTCTTCCCCAAGGCCACTCATTCCAGAACCAACAAACCCTGTCAAAAGAACCGTGCATTTTTCCAGTACCAGGATGGTTTTGTTTTTTACCGACATCATTG GCTCCACTCTGAGAAAGCAGCCCTTTCAGAAGAAAGGCCAAAGCACACCAGGAAG gaAGTTGGACCTCGTTTCCAACTGTTGTTTAAAGGTGTGAAGAAGGTATCACTTGACACGGGGAGTTTAAAACTTATCTGCATGGTAATTATCACACTCCAATCAATTTCTGCTTCATTTTTCTTGACTTATATAAACCATTTAACTCTTTCTTGA
- the LOC103849913 gene encoding uncharacterized protein LOC103849913 isoform X2, producing MEEMMKTTKAGEELVQAKMRREITKLDDEELWAEFEPLEIDRIESGEIKPKTLITNCGWFHSPQFRERGPLIVKEMLSVFPNSTYIKWKRRWIPNSLKDLIRIAKERECTSLVLVDTNHLGHDEICIVSLLNGAAAYFRIFNLIPREDIPDQATPPTRLDPYVRMARFASQAGLGLSRLNSYPLHALVYTKLCLLPFEIYYLFFIFRLIQSLFPKATHSRTNKPCQKNRAFFQYQDGFVFYRHHWLPTLFFFFKIIFLIFFFNHLYSSCSSGSTLRKQPFQKKGQSTPGRFATLLSLFLFVLDEEMYLSFFLFLFYFIL from the exons atggagGAGATGATGAAAACGACCAAGGCAGGGGAGGAGTTGGTGCAGGCGAAGATGCGCCGTGAGATTACGAAGCTCGATGATGAGGAG CTTTGGGCAGAATTTGAACCGTTGGAAATTGATAGGATCGAGAGTGGTGAAATCAAACCCAAGACCTTGATCACTAATTGTGGTTGGTTCCACTCTCCA CAATTTCGTGAGAGGGGACCTTTAATTGTCAAGGAGATGCTCTCAGTGTTCCCTAATTCTACTTACATTAAATGGAAGAGAAGGTGGATCCCCAACTCGCTAAAAGACCTGATAAGAATagcaaaagagagagagtgtaCATCTCTCGTTCTAGTTGATACAAACCATTTGGGACATG ATGAAATATGTATTGTAAGCTTGTTGAATGGTGCTGCCGCTTATTTCAGGATTTTTAATCTCATCCCACGTGAGGATATACCG GATCAAGCAACCCCCCCGACACGCCTCGATCCTTATGTTCGTATGGCACGTTTTGCTTCTCAGGCCGGTCTTGGCCTTAGCAGGTTAAATTCATACCCGCTACATGCCTTAGTTTACACAAAACTTTGTCTCTTACCTTTTGAaatttactatttatttttcattttcagaTTGATACAATCACTCTTCCCCAAGGCCACTCATTCCAGAACCAACAAACCCTGTCAAAAGAACCGTGCATTTTTCCAGTACCAGGATGGTTTTGTTTTTTACCGACATCATTGGTTACCCacccttttctttttcttcaaaattatttttttgatttttttttttaatcacttATATAGTTCGTGTTCATCAGGCTCCACTCTGAGAAAGCAGCCCTTTCAGAAGAAAGGCCAAAGCACACCAGGAAGGTTTGCTACTTTGTTGAGCCTTTTTCTCTTTGTGTTGGACGAGGAGatgtatttatctttttttcttttccttttttattttattttgtag
- the LOC103849913 gene encoding U3 small nucleolar ribonucleoprotein protein IMP4 isoform X6 produces the protein MEEMMKTTKAGEELVQAKMRREITKLDDEELWAEFEPLEIDRIESGEIKPKTLITNCGWFHSPQFRERGPLIVKEMLSVFPNSTYIKWKRRWIPNSLKDLIRIAKERECTSLVLVDTNHLGHDEICIVSLLNGAAAYFRIFNLIPREDIPDQATPPTRLDPYVRMARFASQAGLGLSRLIQSLFPKATHSRTNKPCQKNRAFFQYQDGFVFYRHHWLPTLFFFFKIIFLIFFFNHLYSSCSSGSTLRKQPFQKKGQSTPGRFATLLSLFLFVLDEEMYLSFFLFLFYFIL, from the exons atggagGAGATGATGAAAACGACCAAGGCAGGGGAGGAGTTGGTGCAGGCGAAGATGCGCCGTGAGATTACGAAGCTCGATGATGAGGAG CTTTGGGCAGAATTTGAACCGTTGGAAATTGATAGGATCGAGAGTGGTGAAATCAAACCCAAGACCTTGATCACTAATTGTGGTTGGTTCCACTCTCCA CAATTTCGTGAGAGGGGACCTTTAATTGTCAAGGAGATGCTCTCAGTGTTCCCTAATTCTACTTACATTAAATGGAAGAGAAGGTGGATCCCCAACTCGCTAAAAGACCTGATAAGAATagcaaaagagagagagtgtaCATCTCTCGTTCTAGTTGATACAAACCATTTGGGACATG ATGAAATATGTATTGTAAGCTTGTTGAATGGTGCTGCCGCTTATTTCAGGATTTTTAATCTCATCCCACGTGAGGATATACCG GATCAAGCAACCCCCCCGACACGCCTCGATCCTTATGTTCGTATGGCACGTTTTGCTTCTCAGGCCGGTCTTGGCCTTAGCAG aTTGATACAATCACTCTTCCCCAAGGCCACTCATTCCAGAACCAACAAACCCTGTCAAAAGAACCGTGCATTTTTCCAGTACCAGGATGGTTTTGTTTTTTACCGACATCATTGGTTACCCacccttttctttttcttcaaaattatttttttgatttttttttttaatcacttATATAGTTCGTGTTCATCAGGCTCCACTCTGAGAAAGCAGCCCTTTCAGAAGAAAGGCCAAAGCACACCAGGAAGGTTTGCTACTTTGTTGAGCCTTTTTCTCTTTGTGTTGGACGAGGAGatgtatttatctttttttcttttccttttttattttattttgtag
- the LOC103849922 gene encoding uncharacterized protein LOC103849922, with the protein MDSNIEWYTNVPQTGQQRRGNGIRSAKWEPPPANWVKCNFDYSSRSDSMEEGIGWIVRDHNGVFLGAGNAKIGKVQSSLIGEAMSFIFALQQIWARGWRRVWFEGDNQELCLIINQVKEHTDLGNYLCDIRHWMTLLPECSLEYVNREKNQAADAMSRHSMDHNSLYQFFDFPPVWLIQYLYSPFTV; encoded by the coding sequence ATGGATTCGAATATTGAATGGTATACAAATGTCCCTCAAACTGGTCAGCAAAGGAGAGGTAATGGTATTAGATCAGCGAAATGGGAACCGCCCCCGGCTAACTGGGTAAAATGCAATTTCGATTATAGCTCACGATCTGACAGTATGGAGGAAGGTATTGGATGGATAGTAAGAGATCATAATGGAGTGTTCTTGGGAGCTGGAAATGCTAAAATTGGGAAAGTTCAATCATCTCTTATAGGTGAGGCCATGAGCTTTATTTTTGCTTTACAACAAATATGGGCTCGTGGCTGGAGAAGAGTGTGGTTTGAAGGTGATAATCAGGAACTTTGTCTTATCATTAATCAAGTTAAAGAACATACTGATCTGGGGAATTACTTGTGCGACATAAGGCATTGGATGACTTTGTTACCTGAATGTTCATTGGAGTATGTAAACCGAGAGAAGAATCAAGCTGCAGATGCTATGTCAAGACATAGTATGGATCATAATAGTTTATATCAATTCTTTGATTTTCCTCCTGTTTGGTTGATTCAGTACTTGTATTCACCTTTTACAGTTTAG
- the LOC103849912 gene encoding 60S ribosomal protein L18-2 yields the protein MGIDLIAGGKSKKTKRTAPKSDDVYLKLTVKLYRFLVRRTQSKFNAVILKRLFMSKVNKAPLSLSRLVEFMTGKEDKIAVLVGTITDDLRVHEIPAIKVTALRFTERARARIEKAGGECLTFDQLALSSPLGQNTVLLRGPKNSREAVKHFGPAPGVPHSHSKPYVRSKGRKFEKARGKRKSRGFKV from the exons ATG GGAATTGATTTGATTGCTGGAGGTAAGAGCAAGAAGACCAAAAGGACAGCTCCTAAGTCCGACGATGTCTACCTCAAGCTTACCGTCAAG CTTTACAGGTTTCTGGTAAGGAGAACACAGAGCAAGTTCAATGCAGTGATTCTGAAGAGGCTTTTCATGAGCAAAGTCAACAaagctcctctctctctctccaggCTCGTCGAGTTCATGACTGGCAAG GAAGATAAGATTGCTGTCTTGGTTGGAACCATAACCGATGATTTGAGGGTACACGAGATCCCAGCTATCAAGGTTACTGCCTTGAGGTTCACGGAGAGAGCCAGAGCTCGCATTGAGAAAGCTGGTGGTGAATGCTTAACCTTTGACCAGCTTGCTCTCAGTTCTCCTTTGGGACAGAACACT GTTCTTCTTAGAGGACCTAAGAACTCACGTGAAGCTGTGAAGCATTTTGGTCCTGCTCCTGGTGTGCCACACAGTCACTCCAAGCCTTATGTTCGGTCCAAGGGAAGGAAGTTCGAGAAGGCCAGAGGAAAGAGGAAGAGCCGTGGATTCAAGGTTTAA
- the LOC103849910 gene encoding probable pectinesterase/pectinesterase inhibitor 21, translated as MSYRYDDDSKKKRRYAVILISSVLLISMIVAVTISLNKNEANGDSKSNGELAASVKAVKDVCAPTDYKKTCEDTLLKNGHNTTDPMELVKTAFSVTMKQITDAAKKSQTMMDLQKDPRTRMALDQCKELMDYALGELSNSFEELGKFEFHLLDEALINLRIWLSAAISHEETCLEGFQGTQGKAGETMKKALKTAIELTHNGLAIISEMSSFVGQMGIPELNSRRLLSQDIPSWVDQRGRSLLQAAEGYSDAKADIVVAQDGSGQYTTINDAMKFVPKKKNTTFVVHIKAGVYKEYVQVNKSMTHLVFIGDGPDKTIISGSKNYKDGITTYRTATVAIIGDYFIAKNIGFVNTAGAIKHQAVAVRVQSDESIFFNCRFDGYQDTLYAHSHRQFYRDCTISGTIDFLFGDAAAVFQNCTLLVRKPLPNQACPITAHGRKDARESTGFVFQGCTIAGEPDYLAVKETSKAYLGRPWKEYSRTIIMNTFIPDFIQPQGWQPWLGNFGLDTLFYSEVQNIGPGAALAGRVTWPGIKTLSDEEILSFTPDQYIQGDVWVPGKGVPYTPGLLAADPNAATTTPSGSAAPDFSSFPDTSGAGSVSPAAAPEGSTKRTMVLTD; from the exons aTGTCGTACAGGTACGACGATGATtccaagaagaagaggaggtaCGCTGTTATTTTAATCTCCTCCGTTCTGCTCATCTCAATGATCGTCGCCGTTACCATCAGCCTCAACAAGAACGAAGCAAACGGCGACTCTAAAAGTAACGGAGAGCTAGCCGCTTCCGTCAAGGCCGTTAAGGACGTATGCGCACCAACGGATTACAAAAAGACATGCGAAGACACTCTTCTCAAGAATGGTCACAACACAACCGATCCAATGGAGTTGGTTAAAACCGCGTTTAGCGTCACGATGAAGCAGATCACCGACGCTGCCAAGAAGTCGCAGACCATGATGGACCTTCAGAAGGATCCGAGGACGAGGATGGCTCTTGATCAGTGCAAGGAGCTGATGGACTACGCCTTGGGAGAGCTCAGCAACTCTTTCGAGGAGCTAGGGAAGTTCGAGTTCCATTTGCTCGACGAGGCTTTGATCAATCTTAGGATTTGGCTCAGCGCGGCGATAAGCCACGAGGAGACTTGCCTCGAAGGGTTTCAAGGGACACAAGGGAAAGCCGGAGAGACAATGAAGAAGGCCTTGAAAACCGCTATCGAGCTGACCCACAATGGGCTAGCGATCATCAGCGAGATGTCGAGTTTTGTCGGACAAATGGGGATTCCCGAGCTGAACAGTAGAAGGCTTCTGTCTCAAGATATCCCCTCGTGGGTGGACCAGAGAGGGAGGAGCCTCTTGCAGGCTGCTGAGGGGTATTCGGATGCGAAGGCTGATATTGTGGTGGCTCAGGACGGGAGCGGTCAGTATACAACGATCAACGACGCGATGAAGTTCGTTCCCAAGAAGAAGAATACAACCTTTGTGGTTCACATTAAGGCTGGAGTCTACAAGGAGTATGTGCAAGTCAACAAGAGCATGACTCACCTTGTGTTCATCGGTGATGGTCCTGACAAAACCATCATCTCCGGTAGCAAGAATTACAAGGACGGTATCACTACCTATCGTACTGCCACTGTTG CCATCATTGGAGACTACTTCATTGCCAAGAACATAGGGTTTGTAAACACTGCCGGTGCCATCAAACATCAAGCCGTTGCGGTTAGGGTTCAGTCAGACGAGTCCATATTTTTTAACTGTAGATTCGATGGTTACCAAGACACGCTCTACGCTCACTCCCACCGTCAATTCTACCGAGATTGCACCATCTCTGGCACCATTGATTTCCTCTTTGGAGACGCAGCTGCTGTATTCCAGAACTGTACTTTATTGGTGAGGAAGCCACTCCCGAACCAGGCGTGCCCTATCACAGCTCATGGTCGTAAAGACGCGAGGGAGTCAACTGGATTTGTGTTCCAAGGTTGCACTATTGCTGGCGAACCGGATTACTTGGCAGTCAAGGAAACTAGCAAAGCCTATTTAGGAAGGCCGTGGAAGGAGTACTCGAGAACTATTATTATGAACACTTTTATTCCTGATTTTATTCAACCCCAAGGATGGCAACCGTGGCTTGGAAACTTCGGTCTTGACACATTGTTCTACTCTGAAGTACAGAACATTGGACCTGGAGCAGCCCTTGCAGGCAGGGTTACTTGGCCTGGAATCAAGACACTGAGCGATGAGGAGATTCTCAGTTTCACACCTGATCAGTACATCCAAGGTGATGTTTGGGTTCCGGGCAAAGGTGTACCGTACACTCCTGGCCTCTTGGCTGCTGACCCGAACGCTGCAACCACTACCCCTAGCGGCTCGGCTGCTCCAGATTTCTCTTCTTTCCCGGACACAAGTGGTGCTGGCTCGGTTTCTCCAGCAGCTGCCCCGGAAGGTTCTACCAAGAGAACCATGGTTTTAACTGACTAA